The proteins below are encoded in one region of Bacillus vallismortis:
- a CDS encoding spore germination protein, with protein MQIDPDLQNNLETLKKTLGQNDDMMFYTFAFGDRRQKACLLYIDGLTENKMLAQYVISPLQREALSHRESSIEDLSAFFFGFHHIVVSTMKEIEQLVFTGKAILLADGYCGGLAFDTKTLKTRSLEEPSSEIVERGAKIGFIEKLRTNTALLRERTSDPNLVIKEMILGKRTKKKIAIAYIHDISPDYVVKEVFERLESVKIDDVPESGTLEQLIEDEPLSIFPTILSTERPDRVVASLLEGRVAILVDGTPFALVMPATVDEFIHSPDDYSQRWIPMSLIRLLRYSSILITIYLPGLYISLVSFHTGLLPTRMAISIAGSRLNVPFPPFLEAFFMIFTIELIREAGLRLPKPIGQTIGLIGGVVIGQAAVQAQIVSALMVIVVSVTALASFTVPSYAYNFPLRIIRIGAMLSAAALGMYGVIMVYLFVIGHLMRLKSFGQDYIIPIMAQPGQDLKDTVIRIPTLFLKRRPTRNDPEDNIRQR; from the coding sequence ATGCAAATCGATCCTGATCTCCAGAACAATTTAGAGACCCTCAAAAAAACATTGGGGCAAAACGACGATATGATGTTTTATACATTTGCTTTCGGAGACAGAAGACAGAAGGCGTGTTTACTGTATATTGACGGTCTGACAGAGAATAAAATGCTGGCGCAATACGTAATTTCTCCTCTACAACGTGAAGCGTTATCCCATCGAGAAAGCTCGATTGAAGATTTATCCGCCTTTTTTTTCGGTTTTCACCACATTGTTGTCAGCACAATGAAAGAAATAGAGCAGCTCGTTTTTACAGGGAAAGCCATTTTGCTGGCTGACGGCTATTGCGGAGGATTAGCTTTTGACACGAAAACATTAAAAACACGCAGTCTTGAAGAACCTTCATCCGAAATCGTTGAACGCGGTGCGAAAATAGGATTTATTGAAAAGCTGCGGACAAACACAGCGCTTTTGCGTGAACGAACAAGCGATCCTAACCTTGTCATAAAGGAAATGATCCTCGGAAAAAGGACGAAAAAGAAAATCGCTATCGCTTATATTCATGATATTTCTCCTGACTACGTTGTAAAAGAGGTGTTTGAAAGGCTGGAATCGGTCAAGATAGATGATGTGCCAGAATCAGGCACGCTTGAACAGCTGATTGAGGATGAACCACTTTCTATCTTTCCCACGATATTAAGCACAGAACGGCCTGATCGTGTAGTTGCTTCTCTGTTAGAAGGGCGAGTAGCCATATTGGTAGATGGCACGCCGTTCGCTTTGGTTATGCCGGCTACGGTAGACGAATTTATTCATTCGCCGGACGATTACAGCCAGCGCTGGATTCCAATGTCACTTATACGTCTTCTTCGTTATTCCAGCATCCTGATCACCATTTATTTGCCCGGCCTGTATATTTCTCTCGTTTCTTTCCACACCGGGCTTTTGCCGACAAGAATGGCGATATCCATTGCAGGCAGCCGGCTTAATGTGCCGTTTCCGCCTTTCTTAGAAGCCTTTTTTATGATCTTTACAATCGAGCTGATCAGAGAAGCCGGATTGAGACTGCCAAAACCGATCGGACAGACGATTGGCCTCATCGGCGGAGTTGTCATAGGACAAGCCGCTGTCCAGGCGCAAATCGTCAGCGCGTTGATGGTCATTGTCGTTTCTGTCACTGCACTGGCATCCTTTACCGTTCCTTCATACGCCTATAACTTTCCGCTGCGGATTATTCGGATTGGGGCCATGCTCAGTGCGGCAGCGCTTGGCATGTATGGAGTGATTATGGTTTATCTGTTTGTGATCGGCCATTTAATGCGCCTGAAAAGTTTTGGCCAGGATTACATTATTCCGATTATGGCACAGCCCGGACAGGATTTGAAAGACACAGTGATCCGCATTCCAACTCTATTTTTAAAAAGAAGGCCGACACGAAACGATCCAGAAGATAACATCAGACAAAGGTGA